Proteins from one Cryptomeria japonica chromosome 4, Sugi_1.0, whole genome shotgun sequence genomic window:
- the LOC131032912 gene encoding F-box/FBD/LRR-repeat protein At1g13570-like yields the protein MARKRSRLTLDDLPDCILPLILSKIPFKQAVHCSLVSKGWKFCWTFAKNLKFPEDFFSSSRSPTEIQNIIDLIFERHSGPLEVFELNNVRFCCSSDKISDWIHRAALKGVQEIKIVEKVSEIYEVPAAIFLCQNLRSLALKNFLLTNLPDSFGGLADLTTLDLCNVDLNDKIVELMLQLCPGLETLILSNCNGLERLKICSKSFIALSISSKIKAITASCPRLTSLTLLLDNTETKLDLPACLSLCTNAGLESFTALRTLRRITFLNGIFWRDVKILKEFPDLEHMCVHKGQCSDTDFFRLDDEAILPLENLKWVHLNITYFHHPVHLLSCLFGIAPALKTLLISRKKGFNGVRAQEFINLAWNLQRPSTETKVFLSRCTANEKICVDCDLVNFI from the exons ATGGCTCGCAAAAGAAGTCGATTAACCTTAGACGACTTGCCAGATTGCATTCTGCCCCTCATTCTCAGTAAAATTCCTTTCAAACAAGCAGTTCATTGTTCACTTGTCTCAAAAGGATGGAAATTTTGCTGGACATttgcaaaaaatctaaaatttccaGAGGATTTCTTTTCTTCATCGCGTAGCCCCACTGAAATCCAAAATATAATAGATCTTATTTTTGAGCGTCATTCTGGTCCGCTTGAAGTTTTCGAGCTTAACAATGTTCGATTCTGCTGTTCAAGTGACAAGATTTCTGATTGGATTCATCGCGCTGCTCTTAAAGGCGTGCAAGAGATTAAGATTGTAGAGAAGGTTTCAGAAATTTATGAAGTTCCGGCAGCCATATTTTTATGTCAAAATCTCAGATCTTTGGCTTTAAAGAATTTTCTGCTGACAAATCTACCAGACAGTTTTGGTGGCTTGGCCGACCTGACAACATTGGATCTTTGTAATGTTGATCTGAATGACAAGATCGTTGAGCTCATGTTGCAATTATGTCCAGGTTTGGAAACCTTAATCCTTAGTAACTGCAATGGACTTGAAAGATTAAAGATATGTTCAAAAAGTTTCATTGCTCTGTCTATCTCCTCTAAAATCAAAGCAATAACAGCAAGTTGTCCGCGATTAACAAGCCTTACATTATTGCTTGATAACACCGAGACGAAATTGGATTTGCCAGCATGTTTAAGCCTGTGTACAAATGCAGGACTTGAATCATTTACAGCTCTAAGAACTCTTAGAAGAATTACCTTTTTGAACGGCATTTTTTGGCGCGATGTAAAGATTCTCAAAGAATTTCCAGACTTGGAACATATGTGTGTACACAAGGGTCAATGCTCGGAT ACAGACTTCTTTCGGCTTGATGATGAGGCAATTTTACCGCTGGAGAATCTAAAGTGGGTTCATTTGAACATAACCTACTTTCATCACCCTGTGCATCTACTTTCCTGTCTTTTTGGAATAGCTCCGGCTTTGAAAACATTATTAATTTCCCGAAAGAAAGGATTCAATGGCGTTCGTGCTCAGGAATTTATCAATCTGGCTTGGAATCTTCAGCGACCATCTACAGAAACCAAAGTTTTCTTATCACGGTGTACTGCAAACGAAAAGATATGCGTCGACTGCGATCTTGTGAATTTCATCTGA